TTGCCCACCACCTGACCCGCTAACGCTCCTGCAAACGGCGTCCAAAAGCTTGGCTCTTGACGAACAATGACGACTTCTTCCTGTCCGCTCTGCGGATCGATTTGAGTTTCAGTGACGTTGTGAACGTATTCAATTCGGAAATCGGGTGTCAGATACAGCGCAGGTTGTCCTTGCTCAACGCGCAATTCGCTCAATTTGCCAGCAGAAATTTCTTCATCTGTTAGGCGCGCTAATGGTAAATTGGCGCTGCGAAACAACGACTGCCCAGGCTCAGTGTTGAGCAGTATCAGGCTATATTCACCCAAACTGTCGTCGTAGGTGGCTTGCTGTACAGGATAAACTCCGTCTGTGATTGAGCTGACAGCAGCAGGGGCAGTCGTTTCTTGCGGGAGCTGCGGTGCCGGTTGCGAAGTGGAGTATCCTTCTAGGCTAGAGCAGGCAACCGACGACCACACTAGAGTCAATGCTATTAAGGAAGCAGAAAGTTTACGTATCATTGTAGTTAAGAGGAAATTGTGCCAAATCAGAAGAATTAAAGGGGAATGAGTTCAGGGAAGCTTTCAATCAGTTGGTCCGACGTGAGTTCGTCTCCTACTTGGGCAGGGGAAAAATGTATTTGAATTGCTCGTAAGGTTCCCCTATAGTTCAGATCGATTAGAGCTTTTAAACCTGTTCTTAATGCATGGATGTCAGCTAGATTGGCTTCTAATTCAGGTGCTTCGCCTTCAAAGGCAGCTGTAATCATGACAACCACATTTTGTGTCATGGGGATTGCGAAATTTTCGCTGCTATTTGGGCCAAAGTCTGCTGAACTACCATAACGTCCAGCCGAGTCGGTAAATAGTTCGTTTATGTAATCTCCAGCTTCGCCTTCATCCCAAACTACGTCTCCTTCATTGGCTGCTGATTGCCAAAAAGTGTCATACTCCAGCAAGGTTTCACAAACTCGCACGAGTTGTTCGCCCAACACTGGCATATCCCCTTTTGAATCGACCGCCTCACGTCCAGCCTGATTAAGTACGCCCAACAGTGGTGCTACTTCTCGGCCTGAAAGATGCACAAAAACGCGACATACAACAAAGCGTGTCTGTCCGCTAAGCTGATTGAAGCGACCACGCAAACTCATAGCAATTTAATTTATTCAAAAAAAGTTCGCCGCTTCTATCGTAGAGCGCCAAGTTCGCGGTCGTCTTCACCTAAAGGTCGATTGATGGTGCGATTTTCATCATGGTTTAGGCAGAGATTTC
This sequence is a window from Pseudanabaena sp. FACHB-2040. Protein-coding genes within it:
- a CDS encoding DUF1517 domain-containing protein; the protein is MRGRFNQLSGQTRFVVCRVFVHLSGREVAPLLGVLNQAGREAVDSKGDMPVLGEQLVRVCETLLEYDTFWQSAANEGDVVWDEGEAGDYINELFTDSAGRYGSSADFGPNSSENFAIPMTQNVVVMITAAFEGEAPELEANLADIHALRTGLKALIDLNYRGTLRAIQIHFSPAQVGDELTSDQLIESFPELIPL